The following coding sequences lie in one Arachis ipaensis cultivar K30076 chromosome B03, Araip1.1, whole genome shotgun sequence genomic window:
- the LOC107630359 gene encoding probable WRKY transcription factor 11 codes for MAVDLVGVPRMRMEQQEQVAIQEAASAGLKSMEHLIRLLSSQSQSHSPSTSSSPLPNNNNNLNCSQLTDFTVSKFKQVINLLNRTGHARFRRAPPQQQPNPTPQAQPGTTTAFTLDFHKPTILNSKPAVNKDVDQEMELSISPPVSTTTSSTFMSSITGDASVSDGKIGPFLTLPAPPPAPVASGKPPLSSSHRKRCHDATLSGKASSSAHCHCSKRRKSRVKRTIRVPAISSKIADIPPDEFSWRKYGQKPIKGSPYPRGYYKCSTVRGCPARKHVERAQDDPKMLIVTYEGEHRHNPQPHSPETAGTPAVTSAGGFSLRSC; via the exons ATGGCAGTGGATCTGGTAGGAGTTCCACGGATGAGGATGGAACAACAAGAACAAGTTGCAATTCAAGAAGCTGCTTCGGCTGGCTTGAAGAGCATGGAGCATCTCATTCGCCTcctctcttctcaatctcaatctCATTCTCCTTCTACTTCCTCTTCCCCTCTCCCGAACAATAATAACAACCTCAACTGCTCCCAACTAACCGACTTCACAGTTTCCAAGTTCAAGCAAGTCATCAACCTCCTTAACCGCACTGGCCACGCCCGCTTCCGCCGCGCACCACCACAACAACAGCCCAACCCTACCCCTCAGGCCCAGCCTGGAACCACCACCGCCTTCACGCTAGATTTCCACAAACCCACCATTCTGAACTCCAAGCCCGCCGTCAACAAGGATGTCGACCAAGAAATGGAACTTAGTATTTCCCCTCCTGTTTCCACAACCACCTCCTCCACCTTCATGTCCTCCATCACCGGCGATGCTAGCGTCTCCGACGGCAAGATTGGCCCCTTCCTTACCCTTCCAGCTCCGCCTCCCGCTCCCGTTGCCTCCGGAAAACCTCCTCTCTCTTCTTCTCACCGGAAAAGGTGCCATGACGCAACCCTCTCCGGAAAAGCCTCCTCCTCCGCTCACTGCCATTGCTCCAAGAGAAG GAAATCACGTGTGAAACGAACGATCCGTGTGCCGGCTATAAGTTCGAAGATCGCCGATATACCGCCTGACGAATTCTCGTGGAGAAAGTACGGTCAGAAACCGATCAAGGGCTCACCTTACCCTCG TGGTTACTATAAGTGCAGCACCGTGAGAGGATGTCCGGCCAGGAAGCATGTGGAGAGAGCACAAGACGATCCGAAGATGCTAATAGTGACGTACGAAGGGGAACACCGTCACAATCCCCAGCCACACTCGCCGGAAACTGCCGGCACTCCCGCCGTCACCTCTGCTGGTGGTTTTAGCCTCCGGTCGTGTTGA